Proteins from a genomic interval of Terriglobia bacterium:
- a CDS encoding metal-dependent hydrolase: protein MLRLHYHGHDCFELDDGGHRVLIDPFLTGNANADVGPDAFEKLDAVLITHGHGDHVGDGVEIAKRTGALVVANYEIVNYFAAKGCKGHPMHIGGGRTFPFGHVKLTIAHHGSTGPNGEALGNPVGFVVTMGGKKVYHAGDTGLFLDMKLIGEAWGPLDAALLPIGDNFTMGIDDAVRAAGFLDARVCIPMHYGTFDVIAADPGEFVRKVEATGRKAMVVNPGSSCTV, encoded by the coding sequence ATGCTCAGGCTCCACTACCACGGCCACGACTGCTTCGAGCTCGACGACGGCGGCCACCGGGTGCTCATCGATCCTTTTCTCACCGGGAACGCCAACGCCGACGTCGGCCCCGACGCCTTCGAGAAGCTCGACGCCGTCCTGATCACCCACGGCCACGGCGACCACGTCGGGGACGGGGTCGAGATCGCGAAGCGGACCGGCGCCCTCGTCGTCGCCAACTACGAGATCGTCAACTACTTCGCGGCGAAGGGGTGCAAGGGGCACCCGATGCACATCGGGGGCGGCCGCACCTTCCCGTTCGGCCACGTGAAGCTGACGATCGCTCACCACGGCTCGACCGGGCCGAACGGCGAGGCGCTGGGGAACCCGGTGGGGTTCGTGGTCACGATGGGCGGGAAGAAGGTCTACCACGCCGGCGACACTGGCCTGTTCCTCGACATGAAGCTGATCGGGGAGGCCTGGGGGCCCCTGGACGCCGCGCTCCTCCCCATCGGCGACAACTTCACCATGGGGATCGACGACGCGGTCAGGGCCGCCGGATTCCTCGACGCCCGGGTGTGCATCCCGATGCACTACGGTACGTTCGACGTCATCGCCGCTGATCCGGGGGAGTTCGTCAGGAAGGTCGAGGCGACGGGGCGCAAGGCCATGGTGGTGAATCCGGGCTCGAGTTGCACCGTCTGA
- a CDS encoding tetratricopeptide repeat protein gives MSPEAAARRARLAIALAIVALTIAVHARVLGDGFVNYDDPAYVTENDHVRAGITPTSVRWALSSPLEGNWHPVTLLSHMVDVEIWGLRPAGHHLTSLAIHAANAVLLFLLLARLGGEELRAGLAAALFAVHPLNVESVAWIAERKNVLSTLFWLLALLGWTAYARRPGRARYLGVLALALLALAAKPMAVTLPLTLLLVDGLLVERRARPGEMRSALLIRLTAEKLPFLAASLACGVATVWAQASHGAVRTVEAFPVGVRLANAAVSSAWYLVKMAWPTGLAVFYPHPGAAIPGWQIGASLLLLAAVTVFAVKSGRGARAAWAWYLVTLLPVLGIVQVGVQARADRYAYVPLMGPLAAVVWALPPRGKLRSPRAAWAAGALGLAAVVGLGAVAWVQEGYWKDSVALFERSVAVTPDEPIGRGNLGMALVERGKLDDALLEFRRAVELSPRVASGHMNLGNALAMKGSLGEAVREYEEASRLDPGDPRVRYDLGRTLVRAGRPAAAEGPLREAIRLDAGHARAHAALAEVLAATGRPAEARREAEEAIRLAPDDPVVGAEARRLAR, from the coding sequence ATGAGCCCCGAGGCGGCTGCCCGGCGCGCCAGGCTCGCGATCGCCCTCGCGATCGTGGCGCTGACGATCGCGGTCCATGCTCGGGTGCTCGGCGACGGCTTCGTCAACTACGACGATCCCGCCTACGTCACGGAGAACGACCACGTCCGCGCGGGGATCACGCCCACGTCGGTGCGGTGGGCGCTCTCGTCCCCCCTCGAGGGCAACTGGCATCCGGTCACGCTGCTCTCGCACATGGTGGACGTCGAGATCTGGGGGCTCCGCCCCGCGGGGCACCACCTGACGAGCCTGGCGATCCACGCGGCGAACGCCGTCCTGTTGTTCCTGCTGCTCGCGCGTCTCGGGGGGGAAGAGCTGCGGGCGGGCCTGGCCGCCGCGCTCTTCGCGGTCCACCCGCTCAACGTCGAGTCGGTCGCGTGGATCGCCGAGCGGAAGAACGTGCTGAGCACGTTGTTCTGGCTCCTGGCGCTCCTCGGCTGGACGGCGTACGCGCGCCGGCCGGGGCGGGCTCGCTACCTCGGTGTGCTGGCCCTCGCGCTCCTCGCCCTCGCCGCGAAGCCCATGGCCGTGACGCTCCCTCTGACGCTGCTCCTCGTCGACGGGCTCCTGGTCGAGCGGCGCGCACGGCCGGGGGAGATGCGGTCCGCGCTCCTGATCCGGCTCACGGCGGAGAAGCTCCCCTTCCTCGCGGCCTCGCTCGCGTGCGGCGTCGCGACGGTCTGGGCGCAGGCCTCCCACGGCGCGGTGCGGACGGTCGAGGCGTTTCCCGTCGGGGTCCGGCTCGCGAACGCGGCGGTGTCGTCGGCCTGGTACCTGGTCAAGATGGCCTGGCCGACGGGTCTCGCGGTGTTCTACCCTCACCCGGGCGCGGCGATTCCAGGCTGGCAGATCGGCGCGAGCCTCCTGCTCCTCGCCGCCGTCACCGTCTTCGCGGTGAAGTCGGGACGTGGCGCTCGGGCGGCATGGGCCTGGTACCTCGTGACTCTCCTGCCGGTCCTCGGCATCGTGCAGGTCGGCGTCCAAGCTCGCGCCGACCGCTACGCCTACGTGCCGCTGATGGGACCTCTGGCCGCCGTGGTCTGGGCGCTGCCCCCCCGCGGGAAGCTCCGGTCGCCGCGGGCCGCGTGGGCGGCCGGGGCCCTCGGGCTCGCGGCGGTCGTGGGCCTGGGCGCCGTCGCGTGGGTGCAGGAGGGGTACTGGAAGGACAGCGTCGCCCTGTTCGAGCGTTCCGTCGCCGTGACCCCCGACGAGCCGATCGGGCGCGGCAACCTCGGGATGGCCCTGGTCGAGCGTGGGAAGCTGGACGACGCGCTCCTGGAATTCCGGCGCGCGGTCGAGCTTTCGCCCCGCGTCGCGTCGGGACACATGAATCTCGGGAACGCGCTGGCGATGAAAGGGAGTCTGGGCGAGGCGGTCAGGGAGTACGAGGAGGCCTCCCGTCTCGATCCCGGGGATCCTCGCGTCCGATACGACCTCGGGAGGACGCTGGTCCGCGCGGGACGCCCGGCGGCCGCCGAGGGCCCGCTCCGGGAGGCGATCCGTCTCGATGCCGGCCACGCCCGGGCGCATGCGGCCCTCGCGGAGGTGCTCGCCGCCACCGGCCGTCCGGCGGAGGCGCGCCGAGAGGCGGAGGAGGCGATCCGCCTCGCGCCGGACGACCCGGTGGTCGGTGCGGAGGCCCGTCGTCTCGCGCGATGA